GCATCGAGGGCATGAAAAGGGTCCCTGACGGGTCCGTTGATCTCGTCATTACCGATCCCCCCTTCGCCATCGACTTCAAGGCACAGCGCGCGAATTACAACCGGACCGGATCTCGGGTCATGGAGGGGTACAACGAGATCAGAGTGTCCGATTACGCCGGGTTCACCCTGCGCTGGATGGAGGGCGTGCACCGGGTGCTTAAGGACAGCGGGTCATTTTTCATCTTCTCCGGCTGGAACAATCTGAAAGACATTCTCATCGCCATCGACGATCTCGGGTTCACGACGCTCAACCACATCATCTGGAAGTACCAGTTCGGCGTGGTTTGCAGCCGGAAGTTTGTCACATCACACTATCATTGCCTATTCGTCTGCAAGGACGACAAGAAGCGGAAGTTCATGAACAGCGCCCGGTTCGGCAAAGACGCCCGCGCCAACAATGGCGGGAGTCTCCGGTACCGGGATCTTGAGGATGTGTGGAGCATCCCCCGCGAGTACTGGCACGGCGACAAAAAAACCCCGACGAAACTCCCCGCCGCTCTCATCGAGAAGATCCTCGCTTACACCAGCGAGGAAGGGGATGTTGTCATGGACCCCTTCCTCGGATCAGGACAGGTTGCCGTCGTCTCGAAGATGCACAAGCGCCGGTACGTCGGCTTCGAGGTTGTGAAGGAATACTTCGACTTTGCGCAGGAACGGTTGGAGAAGGGCGTCTACCGGATCGCAGCTGATGACGACGCAGAGACCGAAAACCTCCCCTTGTTCGGCAAGGCAAAATGACCTTTGATGAAACTGCAAAGTCGCTCGGGGAACGTCTCAGCGAAATTTGCCCGAGGAAGTGGGACGGCAAGAAGTGTATCAAGGAAATGCAGGAAGGGGGTAGTCGTCACTGGAAGCAGATGGAATGGATTGGATTCTATTTCCAGTTCATCTGCGACACGAGGCTTGATGGGATTATTACCATCCCTGGTCCACGATACGGGAAGACAGGGTTCGATGGATTTGCAGGAGGCATTCCTTGGGATTTTAAGGCTCACGCAATAAATACCTCCTCACATCTCATAATCGTGAATGATTCAGAGGCCACGGCGCGTGCAGTCGCGGAGTATGGGGCGGTAGGTCTTATCCTCGCAATGGGGGAGGTAGTCTACAACGATGAAGCGAGAACATTCCAAGAATGGCATGATCGCCTAAAAGGGGAAACATCTAAGTACGTGCATGAGCGGATTGCCAGAGGCGCATGGTCGAGGCTCAGGAAGGTGTCCTTCTATTTGAAACAGATTTCATTCATTCGCCTAACTGACGATACCCTGATAAAAAGTGGATCTTTTCAGTCTG
This genomic stretch from bacterium harbors:
- a CDS encoding site-specific DNA-methyltransferase; the protein is MKVLAFDHIYNMDCIEGMKRVPDGSVDLVITDPPFAIDFKAQRANYNRTGSRVMEGYNEIRVSDYAGFTLRWMEGVHRVLKDSGSFFIFSGWNNLKDILIAIDDLGFTTLNHIIWKYQFGVVCSRKFVTSHYHCLFVCKDDKKRKFMNSARFGKDARANNGGSLRYRDLEDVWSIPREYWHGDKKTPTKLPAALIEKILAYTSEEGDVVMDPFLGSGQVAVVSKMHKRRYVGFEVVKEYFDFAQERLEKGVYRIAADDDAETENLPLFGKAK